The Pseudomonas fluorescens genome segment GCGGTAGGTGTTGGCGGCGTAATTGCGGAAGCCGTCGGTGTGCGGTTCGAGGAAGCCAAACGACTCGACGTCGGTTTGCTCCTGAGTTGCATCCGTGCGCCCCGGATTGAACGGCACGGTCACCGTGTGCCCGGCGTTTTTCGCCGCTTGCTCGACCCCGGCGTTACCGGCCAGCACGATCAGGTCCGCCAGCGAAACTTGCTTGCCCGACGCCCCGGCATTGAACTCGTTCTGAATGCCTTCCAGAATCTTCAACACTTTGTCCAGTTGCTCCGGCTGGTTGGCCTGCCAGAACTTCTGCGGTGCCAGACGCAGACGCCCGCCATTGGCGCCGCCACGTTTGTCCGAACCCCGGAAGGTCGACGCGGCTGCCCACGCGGTAGAGACCAGTTCCGAAATGGACAGCCCGGACGCCAGCACTTTGCCTTTCAACGCCCTGATATCGCTGTCGTCCACCAGTGGATGCGTGGCCTCGGGAATCGGGTCTTGCCACAGCAACTCTTCTTGAGGCAATTCCGGGCCGAGATAGCGTGACAGCGGGCCCATGTCGCGGTGGATCAGCTTGTACCAGGCGCGGGCGAAGGCGTCGGCCAGTTGATCGGGATTGGCCAGGAAGCGCCGCGAAATCTTCTCGTAGGCCGGGTCGAAACGCAGGGCCAGGTCGGAAGTGAGCATGGTCGGGTCGATGCGTTTGTTCGGGTCGTGGGCATGGGGAATGGTGCCGGCACCGGCGCCGTTTTTCGGTTTCCACTGATGGGCACCGGCCGGGCTCTTGGTCAGTTCCCACTCGAAGCCGAACAGGTTTTCCAGGTAGTTGTTGCTCCACTTCGTCGGGGTGGTGGTCCAGGTTACTTCCAGGCCGCTGGTGATGGTGTCGGCGCCCTTGCCGGTGCCGAAGCTGTTTTTCCAGCCCAGACCTTGCTCTTCGAGGCCGGCGGCTTCCGGTTCCGGGCCGACGTTATCGGCCGGGCCGGCACCGTGGGTCTTGCCGAAGGCGTGGCCGCCGGCGATCAGGGCGACGGTTTCTTCGTCGTTCATGGCCATGCGGCCGAAGGTTTCGCGGATGTCCTTGGCCGAGGCCACCGGGTCGGGATTGCCTTCCGGGCCTTCCGGGTTCACGTAGATCAGGCCCATCTGCACGGCGGCCAGCGGATTTTCCAGGTTGCGTTCGCCCTGATTGGTGCGGCTCTGTTCATGGCCGTGCTCGGCAGGTTCGGCCACCAGCGTGCCGTCGCCCGGTTCCTGCATGGCTTCGGGGTGTTTGCCGTAACGGGTGTCGCCGCCCAGCCAGGTGTTTTCCGAACCCCAGTAAACGTCTTCGTCCGGTTCCCACACATCAGGACGACCGCCGGAAAAACCAAAGGTCTTGAAGCCCATGGATTCCAGCGCGACGTTGCCGGTGAGGACGATCAGGTCGGCCCAGGAAATGTTGCGACCGTATTTCTGCTTGATCGGCCACAGCAGGCGGCGGGCCTTGTCGAGGCTGACGTTGTCCGGCCAGCTGTTGAGCGGGGCGAAGCGTTGCTGGCCGGAACCGGCGCCGCCACGGCCGTCAGCGGTGCGATAGGTGCCGGCGCTGTGCCAGGCCATGCGGATGAAGAGCGGGCCGTAGTGGCCGAAGTCCGCTGGCCACCACTCCTGAGAGTCGGTCATCAGCGCCGTCAGATCGCGTTTGAGGGCCTGGAAATCCAGGCTTTTGAAAGCCTTGGCGTAGTCGAAGTCCGGGCCCATCGGATCGGAGGCGGGCGAGTGCTGACTCAGGATTTTCAGGTTCAGTTGATTCGGCCACCAATCGCGGTTCGTCGTGCCACCGCCGGCGGCGTGATTGAACGGGCATTTCGATTCATTTGCCATGTTCGGGTCCTTATCAGGTCTTCTGCGGCCGGCTCGTGCCGACTTCGGAGTAGTAAGGCTAGACCCGACTCGGGATGTCGGCTAATAGGCCGACTATTGGTGGCCGATAGGCAAAGTCTTTTACCGCCCTCTGCGGTGGATTTTTCTGGAAATGCACAGACCGTTCGTTCGCGAGTGGCAGGGTTGAGCGCTGAAAGTCCCGCGCTTGAGCGGTTGTCGTAAACATCGTGGCAAGAATCGTGATGGCCATTGGAAATGTTATTGTATAACATAAAAATGATTTCATCTGATCGATGTCACTGACATGTCCGCGTGGCAGTGGCGTCGGTCCCGTCCTTTCTGCCTTACGGAATTCTAGAAATGTCTGCCCGTTTTCCCTCCTTCCAGCCCAGCCTGCTGGCCTCCGCGCTGCTGATCGCATCCCCCGCGTTCGCTGCCGACCCCCTCGAACTGCAACCCCAAGTCATCACTGCCAATCCACTGGGCAGCCAGACCCTCGCGTCGCCCTCGACCGTGCTGAGCGGTGATGACCTGACGCTGCAGCAGAAAGGCAGTCTGGGCGAAACCCTGAACAAGCAGCCGGGGGTGTCATCGTCTTATTTCGGCCCAGGCGCGAGTCGTCCGATCATTCGTGGGCAGGACGGCGATCGCATTCGCATCCTGCGTAACGGCGTTGGCGCGCTCGATGCCTCGTCGCTGTCCTACGATCACGCGGTGCCGCTGGATCCGGTCAACGTCGAACGCATCGAGATCGTCCGTGGCCCGGCCGCGTTGCTTTACGGCGGCAGCGCCATCGGCGGGGTGGTCAACACCTTCGACAACCGGATTCCGACCGAAGCCATCGACGGCATTCACGGCGCCGGCGAACTGCGCTATGGCGGCGCCGATACCACTCGCAGCAGCGCGGGCAAACTGGAGGCCGGTAACGGTCAGTTTGCCTTGCACCTGGACGCCAGCGCCCGCGAGTTCAATGACCTGAAGATTCCCGGCTACGCCAAAACCGGCCGCGAACGGGCGAACGACGATGGCGATTCGAAGAAACATCGGCTGGCCAACAGCGACGGTCGTCAGGACGGCGGCGCGGTCGGCGGGTCGTACACCTGGGATGACGGTTATGCGGGGCTGTCGTACAGCAACTACGACTCCAACTACGGCTCGCCGGCCGAAGACGACGTGCGGATTCGCATGCAGCAGGAGCACTACGCGTTCGCCTCGGAAATCCGCAACCTCGACGGCCCGTTCAGTTCGGTCAAGTTCGACGCCGGGTACACCGATTATCAGCACCGCGAGATCGAGGGTGGCGAGGTCGGTACCACGTTCAAGAACAAGGGCTACGAAGCCCGGGTCGAGGCCCGACACCAGCCGTTGGGACCGTTCAACGGTGTGGTTGGCGCACAGGTCAGCCGTAATGAATTCTCCGCACTGGGCGAAGAAGCCTTCGTGCCGCACACCGATACCAATGCCGGCGCACTGTTCGTTCTGGAAGAGCTGCAAGCCACGGATCGTTTGCTGTTCACCCTCGGCGGTCGCCTGGAGCACACCACGGTCGACCCGGATGCCAAAGGCAACGAGCGCTTCGCCAATGCTGACCGCTCCAGCAGTTTCACCGCCGGCAGCCTGTCGTCCGGCGCGGTGTACACGCTGACGCCGATCTGGTCGGTCGCCGCCACGCTGGGCTATACCGAACGGGCACCGACGTTCTACGAGCTGTACGCCAACGGCGCCCACGTCGCGACCGGCACTTATGAAGTCGGGGATGCGGGTCTTTCGAAGGAAAAAGCCGTCTCCAGCGATCTGGCATTGCGTTTCGACAATGGCACGCACAAGGGCAGCGTCGGCGTGTTCTACAGCCACTACTCCAATTACATCGGTCTGCTCGGCACCGGACGCACCCTCAATGATGAAGGCGAAGAAGACGCCGCCGGCATTCCCGAATATGCCTACTCCGGTGTCCGTGCGCGCTTCAGCGGCATCGAAGCCCAGGACCGCTGGAAACTCGGCGAGAGCGCCTATGGCAAGTTCGCGCTGGAATTGTCGGGCGATTACACCCGGGCCAAGAACCTCGACAACGGTCAGGATCTGCCGCGCATCGCGCCGTTGCGCCTGAACACCGGGCTGCTGTGGGAGCTGGATCGCTGGCAGGCGCGGATCGATGTGGAGCACGCCAGTTCCCAGCATCGGGTGCCGGACAATGAAAGCAGCACCGATGGCTACACCACGCTGGGTGCCAATGTGGGGTATCACTTTGACGTCGGCCAGAGCAAATGGCTGGCCTTCGTCAATGCCGAGAACCTGACCAACCAGACCGTGCGCTATGCCAGCTCGATTCTGCGCGACATTGCGCCGGCAGAAGGGCGAAGCATTCAGGTCGGTTTGCGCACCACGTTCTGATCGTTCCCCGCGATCTTGCGCCAGCGTCCCGCGAATCGCGCGACGCTGGCGCCGACATCAGCTCGATTGAGCGGTGTCGTCCTCGGGGATTTCTTCCAGCAGATCCTGTTGCCCCGGCAATTCGGTGATCACGCTGAAATCCGTGACCTCCACCGCACCCAGTCCGTAGCCCAGCAAATGGAACGAGAAGGCTTTGCGCGGTTGCGGGTTGTCGAAGCTGAAATCCATCTCCAATGGCTGATCCGCCGTGGCGACCATTTCCGATGGCAGGCCCAGTTGCACGTCCTGCTCGAATTCCTTGGCCTTGAGCTGGATGTACGCCGTCTGTTGCGGATCCATCGACCGCACGGTCAGGCGCACGCGGGTGTGTGAGCCCTTGGGCATTTCCAGGTACTGCGCGCCGATCAGGTTGTCGGCCCAGTCATCCTTGATCTGCGCTTGCAGCGGGATGACGTTGTCGCTGCCGAACTGATAGCGCTGATTGAGCGGGGTGCGCAACAGCGACAGGTCCAGCGCATCGGCGCGGGCTGCAATCTGCCGCGCATTCTGGCCGCTGGCATTGCCCTTGAATGTGGCGCTTTCGGCGATGAAGCCTTCGCTGGCATAAGCGCGGCAACGTCGCGGCATGTCGCATTCGGTGAGGACGCCGTGGCCGTCGTGGTAGCGCAGTTTGCCGTTGGTGAACGACATGATTTCGCGACCGGTGTCGTAGTCGCGAAACAGCGAGCGGCCGCTGAGTGCAGCAGGTACCGGCAGGTCAAAGTAGTCGAGGATCGATGCACTCAAGTCGACATGCCCGTAGACCCCGGCGTTCAGGTGCGGCAACCGGGCCTGTTCCGGCGCAAGCGTCAGGTTGAAACCCCAGGACGACGCCAGTCGCACGCCATCGATGCCATGGGATTCGTCCGACGTGATCACCACCAGCGTGTCTTTCAGCACGCCCTGATGTTCGAGGCCGCTGAGGAACTGGTCCAGGGCATCGTCCAGGTAACCGACGGCGGCCTGTTTCGGTGTGTCGTAGCGTTGCAGGTATTCATCCGGCGCGGAGTAGGGCTGATGGGTGCCGACGGTCAGCAGTGTCAACATCCACGGTTTTTTCTGTTTGTTCAGTTGGCCGACGTAACTCAGCGCGCCTTCGAAGAAGGCCTTGTCGTCCTTGCCCCAAGGGAATTCCAGGTAGTTGGCGTTGGTGAACCACTCAAGGCCATGCGTCACATCGAAGCCGATGTGCGGCATGATCTTGTCTTTGGCCATGAAGCGCAGGCCGGCGCCTTGCAGGTAGTGGGTGCTGAAGCCGTGCTGGCGCAACTGGGCCGGCAGGCAGGCCTGATTGCGTTCGTTCTGGGTCAGCATTTCCACGCCTTTGGGCGTGCCGTTGTTCAACTTGTCGTAATCGCCGCAGAGCATGGCGTACAGGCCGCGAATGGTCTGGTGCGTGTGCAGCACGTAGTCGGGCGTGTTCATGCCGCGCTCGGCCCAGCGGCTGAGCCTGGGCATCAGGTCTTCCTGATAATGGCTGCCGATGGCTTCGCGATTGGCGCGGATATAAGCACCGGGAATGCCTTCGACCGCAACGATCAGCACGTTGCGCGCCTGACCTTTTGCCGCCAGCAAGGAGTGGCCATTCAAGTCGAGGTCGGTGAGCCCGGCCATCGATGGCGCCGGAGCTTCGCTGCCACCTTCCAGCCATTCCTCGGCCTGCATCTGCGCGTCGGCCACTTGCGTGGCGAGCAATTGGTGGGGCAGGTTGTACAGACGCCATGGGTCGGCGTCGCTCGGCGAAAGGTTCTGTGCGCCCCAATGGGCGGCGAACAGCAACACCGGTGCCGCCCACACAGCGCGGGGAAGGGCCGGAGCCGGTGCTCGACGGTTCGCCCATTGTGCGCTCAGCCACAGTATCAAACCCAGCAACAGCGCGCCGGCCACCGCCGGATGGGCGAAACCGCCGCCGGTGGAGTTTTCCACGAATTGCGGGTCGATCAGGTAATGCAGATCCTGAGGGTTGGGCAAGCGTCCGACTGCGCTGACCAGTTCCGCCGTCGCCAGCGCCAGCAGTCCCCAGAACACCAGCACCGGCAGGGCCAGCCACCACGGCCGGCGATGCAACAGAACCACCAGCAGGCTGCCGATGGCCAGGTCCGACAGATAGCCGAACAGGCTCGACCAGCCGAGTGCCGCACGCAGGCACACCGGCACGATCAGTACCAGAAAAATCAAAGAGAGAAGACGGGCGTCGGGGTGCCGAAACCGTTGAAAAAGAGCGCTCACAAAAAAGACCTTCCAGCCATCAAACCGTCATAAAAGTGTGCGCGATGATACCAAGGGTGGGCTGTCTGATCGCCCTTTTAAACACATGGCTGATCTGCTCCGGTATGCGACAAATTGGGCTTGAAACCCTGAACGGCGTTCGTGTCAGCCCGATAGCGGCGAATGGACGGGGGGGGGCGCGACGGCAAATTTATTGTTTCAGGCTGTTTAAGGTCTGCAACCCCAGGCCCACGCCGGCTGCGTTTCTGGACAGGGAAATAGCCACTCAGTAGCATTCGAAACCGACGGCTTTTCCCTTTGCACGTCGTCCAGCGTGGAACTCTCAAGGAGCAGGCATGCAAGCGTTCACCTGGGGAAAGCGCCTCGTCGAGTTCGATGACTTCAGAGGAATAATCGTGCGCCGTGAGCGAACTTCGACGCCGACGGGCGTGCGTCAGGATCGATAATGGGGCCGGACTGCACAGGCTGATCTGTTGCGGGATCTGTTCCACAACCTGCCAGTCAGTCAGGGGGAGGCGACCTCGGAGCTCTACGGCCGGGCGCTTGCAGCGCCTGGATTATCCGGAATATCGATTCACCAAGGGACAGGCATGAAAGATTACATTTACGGCAGCGTCCAGATCGAATTCTGGAGTTGGGAAGGGGTGGTCGTACGCGCTGACCGGCTCAGTGAGCCCCGCGGACGGGTCGAAGGGATCATCTGGGTCCGCGCGGATAATGGTGATGAATATCCGGTCGACGTTTCATCGTTGACCTTTCAAGTGCATCCGGATGATGAGGTCTACATCCTCTGTGGCCAGAACAAAGTGACGGGCGCCTCAACCAATGTATTTCTGTACAACGCGCGCAACGACTTTGGTCACTTGCTCGGTGGACCAGAAGAACTCTACAAGGCTCTGGTCGAAACCAAGCGTTTCAATCTGGAACTCTGGAGTTCAGTGTTACTCGGTTTCGTGGCGGGCTGGTATATCGATGGCTGGGGGCTGTTGGCGGCGCCAGCACTTTATGTGTTCCTGCGTATAGGCAAAGTCGTACGAAAGAAACGCTGGAGTGCAGGGTTTGCAAGGCATGTCGAGAGGATGATCACTCAGCAATACCAGCGAGACGTCGTTCTTGATGCGCTGGCTCGAAATATCGAATAACCGCTGTTGAGCGGCAAGACCGGTTGGCGTTGAAGCTACGGGTGCGAGCACATGCTCAAAAAAAGGGGCGGCCTGATCATCGATCGGGCCGCCCCTTTTTTACCGCTCAGTCAGATCAATGCATCTTGCTGTGATCGTGGCCTTCCATGTTGGTCAGCGAGCGCACCGGCGCCTGGACTTCGATGGCTTGTTTCTCGCCCTTGGCGTTTTCCACGGTCAGAGTCAGCGGCACGTTGTCGCCTTCCTTCAGTTGACCTTTCAGGCCCATCAGCATCACGTGGTAGCCATTCGGATCGAACTTCACAGCCTTGCCGGCCGGCAAGTCGACCGAGTTGACCGGGCCCATGCTCATCACGTCGTTCTTCATGGTCATTTCGTGAATCTGCACGTCTTTGGCCACCGGCGACGCAACGTTGAGCAGCTTGCTGTCGCTGTCGGCCGTAACGGTCATGAACGCTCCGCTGGCCGACTGGCTTGGAACGGTTGCACGGACCCAGGCATCATCGACCGTGGTCTGCGCCGAAACCTGGAAAGCCAGGCCCAGCAGGGACAGGCCCAGTGCGGCACGTTTGATGTTGTTCAGAAAAGGGTTCATCAGCAGACCTCCATGACGGTAAGCAAGTCTTCCGTACACTCTTGTGCAGAAAGCGATTGGGACAGACCCACGCGCAGGTTGCCGCGGGTGTCGTAGACATAACTGGTGGCCGTGTGCGACAGGGTGTAGGTGTCGCCGGCAGGGACTTTTTCGTAGAAGACGTCGAATTCCTTGGCGGTTGCCTTGGTTTCCTCAAGGGTCCCGTACAGGGCGACGAAGCTTGGGTCGAAGGTCTTGACGTAGGTGTCGAGGATTTGCGGCGTGTCGCGTTCCGGGTCGAGGGTGATGAACACCACTTGCAAGATGTCGCCGTCCTTGCCCATCAGCTTCTTGATTTTTGCCGCGCGGGCCAGCGTCGTCGGGCAGACGGCCGGGCACTGGGTGAAACCGAAGAAGATCATCGGCATCAGGCCGCGAAAGCTCGACAGCGTCACGGTGTTGCCTTCGGTGTCCTTGAGCTTGAAGGTGCGTCCCAGGATCTTGTCACTCAGATCCTTGCCGTACTTGTACGACAGTTGGCCGCGGGTGTCGCAGCCGGCGAGCAGGCCCAGACCGAGCACACCCATTCCCGCAAGCACCTTGCGGCGAGTCAACAAAGCCGTCATCTAATACCGCCCTTTGCAGCCCGCCGGTCGACAAGACAGGCGGGGGGTTAACCGTAAAAGCGGCGCATGATACCAAAATGAACCGGCAGGTCGGTTTTTGATCACCGATGGATGTCAGATCTGCCGACAAAAGGTGTAAGAAAACATGACGCAGGGTGAGGGGGGGGCATCTCTCTAGTTGTATCAAGGGATGATTTTCATATCGTCAGCGATAACAACCCCACTGGGCGATGACCGGAACAGGCAATTGACGACAGCGCCCAGGTTGTTCATCAGAAACCACAGGGGAAGTGTGCATTCCATCGTCGGAGTACCCAGGAAATTCGTCATGTGCAGATCTACTGAGGTGTTGGTTCCGGTAAAGATAAGTTGTTCTATGTTTGCGCCAGCCAGGGTTTGAATCCTCGCACCGGGGGGGCTGACCTTTGCCAGGGAAAGGGTCTTGGTCGCGGGGTCGAAACCCTCGATGTCATAGGGCAAGAACTGAGTGAATTTATCCGCCATGGAATGTGCTCCCTTCGTTGATCTCGGCAACTTCCGAGTAAAGGGAGCATATGAGTCCACTCTGTTTATCTTCTACTGTCACTTCTGACAGTTATTCAGACCGATATGGAATAGTGGGCAACGCCATTTATTGACATCGTATATATAAAGTTACTGAAGATTTGATGCCTCATCAGCACTCCAGCCTCCGCCCAGCGCGGTGTAAAGGTTCACCTGTGCGACCAGTTGCGCCAACCGGTCAGTGATCAGGCCCTGCCGGGAGCTGAACAGCGATCGTTGGGCATCGAGGAAGGTCAGGTTGCTGTCGACCCCGGTCTGATAGCGGTGCTGCGCCAGGTTGTAGTAGTCCTGGGTGGCCTGTACCAGATCGCGCTGGGCCTGAAGCTGTTGCTGATAGGTCTCCCGAGCGGCGAGGCCGTCGGAGACTTCCTGGAATGCTGTCTGAATGGTCTTTTCGTATTCGGCGACGGTGATCTCCTTCTGCAACTTCGCGTAATCGAGGCTGGCGCGCAGGCTGCCGGCGTTGAAGATCGGCAGGTTGATCTGCGGCTGGAATGTCC includes the following:
- the katG gene encoding catalase/peroxidase HPI, with protein sequence MANESKCPFNHAAGGGTTNRDWWPNQLNLKILSQHSPASDPMGPDFDYAKAFKSLDFQALKRDLTALMTDSQEWWPADFGHYGPLFIRMAWHSAGTYRTADGRGGAGSGQQRFAPLNSWPDNVSLDKARRLLWPIKQKYGRNISWADLIVLTGNVALESMGFKTFGFSGGRPDVWEPDEDVYWGSENTWLGGDTRYGKHPEAMQEPGDGTLVAEPAEHGHEQSRTNQGERNLENPLAAVQMGLIYVNPEGPEGNPDPVASAKDIRETFGRMAMNDEETVALIAGGHAFGKTHGAGPADNVGPEPEAAGLEEQGLGWKNSFGTGKGADTITSGLEVTWTTTPTKWSNNYLENLFGFEWELTKSPAGAHQWKPKNGAGAGTIPHAHDPNKRIDPTMLTSDLALRFDPAYEKISRRFLANPDQLADAFARAWYKLIHRDMGPLSRYLGPELPQEELLWQDPIPEATHPLVDDSDIRALKGKVLASGLSISELVSTAWAAASTFRGSDKRGGANGGRLRLAPQKFWQANQPEQLDKVLKILEGIQNEFNAGASGKQVSLADLIVLAGNAGVEQAAKNAGHTVTVPFNPGRTDATQEQTDVESFGFLEPHTDGFRNYAANTYRVPAEALLIDKAQLLTLSAPEMTVLIGGLRVLDTNVGKTRHGVFTDKPGTLTNDFFRNLLDMGVEWKPTSKTEFEGRDRKTGSVKWTATRVDLVFGSNSVLRALAEVYASSDAKEKFVTDFVAAWAKVMDLDRFDLK
- a CDS encoding TonB-dependent receptor, whose amino-acid sequence is MSARFPSFQPSLLASALLIASPAFAADPLELQPQVITANPLGSQTLASPSTVLSGDDLTLQQKGSLGETLNKQPGVSSSYFGPGASRPIIRGQDGDRIRILRNGVGALDASSLSYDHAVPLDPVNVERIEIVRGPAALLYGGSAIGGVVNTFDNRIPTEAIDGIHGAGELRYGGADTTRSSAGKLEAGNGQFALHLDASAREFNDLKIPGYAKTGRERANDDGDSKKHRLANSDGRQDGGAVGGSYTWDDGYAGLSYSNYDSNYGSPAEDDVRIRMQQEHYAFASEIRNLDGPFSSVKFDAGYTDYQHREIEGGEVGTTFKNKGYEARVEARHQPLGPFNGVVGAQVSRNEFSALGEEAFVPHTDTNAGALFVLEELQATDRLLFTLGGRLEHTTVDPDAKGNERFANADRSSSFTAGSLSSGAVYTLTPIWSVAATLGYTERAPTFYELYANGAHVATGTYEVGDAGLSKEKAVSSDLALRFDNGTHKGSVGVFYSHYSNYIGLLGTGRTLNDEGEEDAAGIPEYAYSGVRARFSGIEAQDRWKLGESAYGKFALELSGDYTRAKNLDNGQDLPRIAPLRLNTGLLWELDRWQARIDVEHASSQHRVPDNESSTDGYTTLGANVGYHFDVGQSKWLAFVNAENLTNQTVRYASSILRDIAPAEGRSIQVGLRTTF
- a CDS encoding LTA synthase family protein is translated as MSALFQRFRHPDARLLSLIFLVLIVPVCLRAALGWSSLFGYLSDLAIGSLLVVLLHRRPWWLALPVLVFWGLLALATAELVSAVGRLPNPQDLHYLIDPQFVENSTGGGFAHPAVAGALLLGLILWLSAQWANRRAPAPALPRAVWAAPVLLFAAHWGAQNLSPSDADPWRLYNLPHQLLATQVADAQMQAEEWLEGGSEAPAPSMAGLTDLDLNGHSLLAAKGQARNVLIVAVEGIPGAYIRANREAIGSHYQEDLMPRLSRWAERGMNTPDYVLHTHQTIRGLYAMLCGDYDKLNNGTPKGVEMLTQNERNQACLPAQLRQHGFSTHYLQGAGLRFMAKDKIMPHIGFDVTHGLEWFTNANYLEFPWGKDDKAFFEGALSYVGQLNKQKKPWMLTLLTVGTHQPYSAPDEYLQRYDTPKQAAVGYLDDALDQFLSGLEHQGVLKDTLVVITSDESHGIDGVRLASSWGFNLTLAPEQARLPHLNAGVYGHVDLSASILDYFDLPVPAALSGRSLFRDYDTGREIMSFTNGKLRYHDGHGVLTECDMPRRCRAYASEGFIAESATFKGNASGQNARQIAARADALDLSLLRTPLNQRYQFGSDNVIPLQAQIKDDWADNLIGAQYLEMPKGSHTRVRLTVRSMDPQQTAYIQLKAKEFEQDVQLGLPSEMVATADQPLEMDFSFDNPQPRKAFSFHLLGYGLGAVEVTDFSVITELPGQQDLLEEIPEDDTAQSS
- a CDS encoding copper chaperone PCu(A)C, with translation MNPFLNNIKRAALGLSLLGLAFQVSAQTTVDDAWVRATVPSQSASGAFMTVTADSDSKLLNVASPVAKDVQIHEMTMKNDVMSMGPVNSVDLPAGKAVKFDPNGYHVMLMGLKGQLKEGDNVPLTLTVENAKGEKQAIEVQAPVRSLTNMEGHDHSKMH
- a CDS encoding SCO family protein, translated to MTALLTRRKVLAGMGVLGLGLLAGCDTRGQLSYKYGKDLSDKILGRTFKLKDTEGNTVTLSSFRGLMPMIFFGFTQCPAVCPTTLARAAKIKKLMGKDGDILQVVFITLDPERDTPQILDTYVKTFDPSFVALYGTLEETKATAKEFDVFYEKVPAGDTYTLSHTATSYVYDTRGNLRVGLSQSLSAQECTEDLLTVMEVC